The DNA sequence AGGGCCGTCGTCTCGGCATCGGCGAAGAAGAGCCGGACCTTCCGGCCGGCCTCCCCGGGGGTGGCCGGCGCCGGGATGGCAACGGGAGGAGGGAGAGGCTCGCGAGGAATGTCGGAGGGGACGGTCACGCGCCCCAGGAGGATCCCCAGGCCGATGAGGAGCAGGCCGCCAGCGGCCACGGCTGCGGCGGGAAGCCAGCGGCGGAGATCCATGGGGGTCCTAGCCTGCCGGGGCAGCCGGGCCGATGCCCAGCCGCTTCTCGTAGCGGGTGCGGAACTTCACGATGCCCTGCAGGAGAGCCTCGGCCACGCGCTGCCTGTAGGACTCCCCCTGGAGCTTCCGTTCCTCCTGGGCGTTGCTGATGAAAGCCACCTCCACCAACGCGGAGGGCATGGCCGCCCCCATGAGGACGAAGAAGGGACCGGACTTCACGCCCCGGTTGTTCACGTTGAGGATCTTGTCCAGCTCTTCCAGCATCATGCCCGCCAGCGCCGCGGATTCCCGGGTGTAGAGCGCGTAGGCCATGTCCCAGAGGATGGCCTTCACCGAGTCCTGCCCCTTCCCGGCCAGGCCCTCTTCGGTCAGCGGCACGTTCTCCCGGATCGCAGAGGCTCGCGCATCGCTATCGGAGGGCTCCTTACTCAGGAAGTAGGTCTCGAAGCCGATGGCCCGGCTCTTCGGGGCAGCGTTCACGTGGATACTCAGAAAGAAATCGGCCTTCGCACGGTTGGCGATGGCCGTCCGCTCCTCCAGGGAAATGAAGACGTCCTCCCGACGGGTGAGGATGACCGCGAGGCCCAGGCGGCTCTTGATCAGCTTCTCCAGCCGCAGGGCGATGTCGAGGACGACGTCCTTCTCCCTGAGGCCCCCGGAGCCGATTGCCCCCGGGTCCCGGCCGCCGTGGCCAGGGTCAATCACGATGGTCCGGATCCCTGCGGGGGAGGGGGCCGCGGGAGGGGGAGGACCAGTGCCGGGCGGAGCGGTGGGGAGGGGCGCGGCCGGGACCGAAGGGGCGGCGGCCGTGGGCGGCGGCCCCGCCGCCGGGCCGCTCGGCACCGCCTTTCCCCGGTACAGGTCGAGGACGATCCGGTCCGGGTTCTTCAGGGCGAAGGCCCGCGTGAAGCCGCGGCCCGGCTCCGTCTGGACCACGAAGCGGGCCACCCCCTCCGCCTGGCTCGCCTCCACGCCCCGGACCAAGCCGTCGTGGATGGGCAGGGGGCGCAGGAGGGCCGGCGGGAGGATTCCCCCCGTCACTTCCAGGGTGAGGGTCCTCGTCTCATCCTCCCGCAGGACGAACTCCAGGGGACGGGCGGTCTCCCAGACGATCCGCGTGTACTCAGGATAGGTCCGGTGGCGCACCAGCCGGAGCGTGTGCTCGGTGCTCCCCACCCAGAGGATGCGCCGGACATCGTCCCAGAAGACCCGTTCCTCTCCGTACCGCTCCCCCATCGCAATGGTCAGCACCTCCAGCGGGACCCAGAGCTGCCCCGCCCGGAGGACGGGTGGCGCAGCCAGGCCGACCTCCCGGTTGCCCACCTGGACGCGGGAGACGTTCTCCGTCAGGCCCAGGACCCCCTTCGCGAGGCGCAGCAGGAACCGACCGTTCGCCCGCTGGATGCTCCCCTCCGTGACGGCCGCCACCTCGTCGAGAGGCACGTACTCCTTGCCCCGGAGGACCTCAGTCGGGATCGCCTTCCAGCGGTCTCCGTACAGCACTTCCACGGAGGCCGCAAGGGTTTGCCCACTCGGAACAAGGAGAAGCGCCAGAGCTCCGAGGAGGAGGCCTCCGGCGCGGCAAACTTCAAGTGGTCTCTGCTGTCTGATAGCTAACCCTCCATGACAACGGGGCTGATGATTAGCATACCCCCCCGGGGGAAGTCAAGAGCATCTCTGCGGGTCCCCGAACCCCGGCGAAAAAAATCCCCAGGGCGCCATCTGGCCGCCCCGGGGCACGCCATCCCCCCGACAGAGTGGGTCGCCCGCCTACCGGTGGGGGGGCACCCCCTGCCGGCCGGCCGAGCGGCTCACCGGCTCGACCGCCCCGGTCGCCACCGCCACGATGAAGTCGGCGAACCGGCGGGTCGGATCGAAGCCGAGGAGCAGAGGCGCGTCGGCCACGAAGTTGGACAGGGCGTTCATATCATAGTAGTAGATCTGCCCGTCCCCCTTGTAGCGCAGGTACTCCACGCCCCCGACGTCGATCTGCGCCTCCCGGGTAAGCCGCAGCACGTCCGAGATGACCGAAGCCGGCGGATCGAACCTCTCCACCCGTCGGGCCAGCGCGGGGCTGATCTCTGCGGGACATGCCCCCGCGGCGGCCGGCGCCGCGGCCTCCACCTGGCAGAGATCGGCCGGGCAGAGGTTGAATCCGGCCATCGGGTCCGTGGTGATCCGGATCGCGTAGAGGAACTCGCCCCCCAGCACCTCGACCCGGACGATGCTCCCGTCTTCGCTCTCCAGGTACTCCTGGAGGAGGGCGGTCCCGTCCGGCCCCAGGGCGAGGGCGTTGTGCTTTACCGCCTCCTCGAGTGCCTCGGGCCGGTCGAACCGGATGATCCCGGCCCCACTCCCTCCGACGTTCGGCTTGAGAACCACCGGGAACCGGAACGCTGGGAGCAGATCGAGGACCCGCCCGGGCTGGTTCAGGACCGCACATCGCGGGTACGGGAGACCGAGGCGCTCCATGAGCAACGCCTGCGCGGCCTTCGAGGCCTCGTACCGGTAGGAGGCTGCCGGGTTGATAATGGGCGTCCCAATCTCTTCGAAGTAGGTGAGCACCTGGTGGGCGTAGAACAGGCTGCTGGCATGTCCTCGGGTGTGGGCGGACGGGCTCACCCGGTTGACGAGGACGGAAAACCGGGCCCCCCGGTCGGCCGGGGAGAAGGCATGATTACTGACATCGATTTTCTCGAAGGGAAGATCGCGCCGCCGGAGCTCGGTGATCAACCGGTCGGACCAGTGCGGGTGCTCGTCCAGGAGGCCGATGGGAAGACGAAGCGTCTGCTGCACGGGCGCTACCCTTCGTCAGAGGGGTGAAACGCCGGCGACGGCCGGAAACGCCCCGGATCGGGGTCTACCGATTCAGGCTAGCCCACCGGAGCCAACCTGTCCACCCCGTCCTCTCGTATGGAGGGCAGATCCCCGCAAGTCTCCTCGCCAACCACAGATGGGGACCGGTTTTCGCCTTGACAGGCTCTTCATTCGCCCCGTAGCGTGAGCCTACCGTGGGAGGGCTGGAGGTCGTCCTCCGGGCGGTGGTGGGTCGGGGGGTTGGAGCATGCCGTTTCTATTGCCTGCGCTGCGGGGTTCGTTCCGGACATACCTGCTTATCGGGACCGGACTCATCGCGGCTCTCGCGCTCATCCTGCTCGGGATGGGCCGGGTGCCCTGGTGCGAGTGCGGGTACGTGAAGCTCTGGCACGGCCTTGTCTCGAGTCCTGAGAACTCACAGCACATCTCGGACTGGTATACCTTCTCGCACATCATCCACGGGTTCGGGTTCTACTGGATTTTGTGGCGGTTGGCGCGGGGGCTGCCGATGGGTCTGCGCGCGGTGATCGCCGTCATCGCCGAGGCGTCCTGGGAAACCTTCGAGAACACCGAGTTCATCCTCAACCGGTACCGCGCGGTGACGATCTCGCTCGGCTACTACGGCGACAGCGTCATCAACTCGATGGGCGACGTCCTCGCAATGGGGCTCGGGTTTGCGCTCGCCGCGCGGCTCCCGGTGTGGGCCACCATCGCGCTCACGGCAGCGCTCGAGGGCTTCGTCGGCTACTGGATCCGGGACAACCTCGCCCTCAATATCCTCATGCTCATCCACCCGTTTGAAGCCATCAGAACGTGGCAGCTCGGCGGGTAGGCCCCGGAAGGCGACCTGAACGCAGGAACGCCCGGGCCTTTCGACCCGGGCGTTCGGTATTAATTATCCCGGCAACGACCTACTCTCCCACCCAGTTGCCCAGGCAGTACCATCGGCGCAGGAGGGCTTAACTTCCGTGTTCGGGATGGGAACGGGTGTTTCCCCTCCGCCATGGTCACCGGGAATGGGACCAAGGGAATAGCGTTGGTGGGTAGGACCGACCTCGCGAGGGAAAAATGGGGTCAAGCCGCACGACCGATTAGTACCGCTCAGCTGAGCCCATTCCTGGGCGTACACTTGCGGCCTATCAACCCGGTCGTCTTCCGGGGGTCTTCAGGTGGCTTGCGCCACGGGAGACCTCATCTTGAGGTGGGCTTCACGCTTAGATGCTTTCAGCGTTTATCCCTGCCGAACATAGCTACCCGGCGCTGCCCCTGGCGGGACAGCCGGAACACTAGAGGTTCGTCCACCCCGGTCCTCTCGTACTAAGGGCAGATCCTCTCAAGTCTCCTGCGCCCACGGCAGATAGGGACCGAACTGTCTCACGACGTTCTAAACCCAGCTCGCGTACCGCTTTAATGGGCGAACAGCCCAACCCTTGGGACCTGCTTCAGCCCCAGGATGCGATGAGCCGACATCGAGGTGCCAAACCTCCCCGTCGATGTGGACTCTTGGGGGAGATAAGCCTGTTATCCCCGGAGTACCTTTTATCCTTTGAGCGACGGCCCTTCCACGCGGAACCGCCGGATCACTAAGCCCTGCTTTCGCACCTGCTTGACTTGTGGGTCTCGCAGTTAAGCCCCCTTATGCCTTTACACTCAACGCACGATTGCCGACCGTGCTGAGGGGACCTTTGGGAGCCTCCGTTACGCTTTAGGAGGCGACCGCCCCAGTCAAACTGCCCACCTGACCTTGTCCCCGACCTGGATCACAGGCCTGAGTTAGAATCCCAGAGCAGCAAGGGTGGTATCTCAAGGTTGGCTCCGCAGGGACTGACGCCCCTGTTTCATCGCCTCCCACCTATCCTGCACATACCGCACCAAGATCCAATGTCAGGCTACAGTAAAGGTTCACGGGGTCTTTCCGTCTAGCCGCGGGTACCCGGCATCTTCACCGGGACTTCAATTTCACCGAGCCACTCGCC is a window from the Candidatus Methylomirabilis sp. genome containing:
- a CDS encoding DUF2585 domain-containing protein; the protein is MPFLLPALRGSFRTYLLIGTGLIAALALILLGMGRVPWCECGYVKLWHGLVSSPENSQHISDWYTFSHIIHGFGFYWILWRLARGLPMGLRAVIAVIAEASWETFENTEFILNRYRAVTISLGYYGDSVINSMGDVLAMGLGFALAARLPVWATIALTAALEGFVGYWIRDNLALNILMLIHPFEAIRTWQLGG
- a CDS encoding N-acetylmuramoyl-L-alanine amidase, which gives rise to MEVLYGDRWKAIPTEVLRGKEYVPLDEVAAVTEGSIQRANGRFLLRLAKGVLGLTENVSRVQVGNREVGLAAPPVLRAGQLWVPLEVLTIAMGERYGEERVFWDDVRRILWVGSTEHTLRLVRHRTYPEYTRIVWETARPLEFVLREDETRTLTLEVTGGILPPALLRPLPIHDGLVRGVEASQAEGVARFVVQTEPGRGFTRAFALKNPDRIVLDLYRGKAVPSGPAAGPPPTAAAPSVPAAPLPTAPPGTGPPPPAAPSPAGIRTIVIDPGHGGRDPGAIGSGGLREKDVVLDIALRLEKLIKSRLGLAVILTRREDVFISLEERTAIANRAKADFFLSIHVNAAPKSRAIGFETYFLSKEPSDSDARASAIRENVPLTEEGLAGKGQDSVKAILWDMAYALYTRESAALAGMMLEELDKILNVNNRGVKSGPFFVLMGAAMPSALVEVAFISNAQEERKLQGESYRQRVAEALLQGIVKFRTRYEKRLGIGPAAPAG